One window from the genome of Helicobacter pylori encodes:
- a CDS encoding class II 3-deoxy-7-phosphoheptulonate synthase: MSNTTWSPTSWHSFKIEQHPTYKDKQELERVKKELHSYPPLVFAGEARNLQERLAQVIDNKAFLLQGGDCAESFSQFSANRIKDMFKVVMQMAIVLTFAGSIPIVKVGRIAGQFAKPRSNATEILDDEEVLSYRGDIINGISKKEREPKPERMLKAYHQSVATLNLIRAFAQGGLADLEQVHRFNLDFVKNNDFGQKYQQIADRITQALGFMRACGVEIEKTPILREVEFYTSHEALLLHYEEPLVRKDSLTNQFYDCSAHMLWIGERTRDPKGAHVEFLRGVCNPIGVKIGPNASVSEVLELCDVLNPHNIKGRLNLIVRMGSKMIKERLPKLLQGVLKEKRHILWSIDPMHGNTVKTSLGVKTRAFDSVLDEVKSFFEIHRAEGSLASGVHLEMTGENVTECIGGSQAITEEGLSCHYYTQCDPRLNATQALELAFLIADMLKKQRA, from the coding sequence ATGTCAAACACAACCTGGTCACCAACTTCATGGCATTCTTTTAAGATAGAGCAACACCCCACTTACAAAGATAAGCAAGAATTAGAAAGGGTCAAAAAAGAATTGCACTCCTACCCTCCTTTAGTGTTTGCTGGCGAAGCGAGGAACTTGCAAGAGCGCTTAGCCCAAGTCATTGACAATAAGGCGTTTTTGTTGCAAGGGGGCGATTGCGCAGAGTCGTTTTCTCAATTTAGCGCTAACAGGATTAAAGACATGTTTAAAGTGGTGATGCAAATGGCGATTGTCTTAACTTTTGCTGGCTCTATACCGATCGTGAAAGTGGGGCGCATTGCTGGGCAATTTGCCAAGCCTCGCTCTAATGCGACTGAAATACTAGATGATGAAGAAGTGCTAAGCTATAGGGGGGACATTATCAATGGGATTTCCAAAAAAGAAAGAGAGCCAAAGCCTGAAAGAATGCTTAAAGCCTACCATCAAAGCGTAGCGACTTTAAACCTTATCAGAGCCTTTGCTCAAGGCGGGTTAGCGGATTTGGAACAAGTGCATCGTTTCAATTTGGATTTTGTCAAAAACAACGATTTTGGGCAAAAATACCAGCAAATCGCTGATCGGATCACGCAAGCTTTAGGGTTTATGCGAGCATGCGGGGTGGAGATAGAAAAAACGCCTATTCTTAGGGAAGTGGAGTTTTACACCAGCCACGAAGCGTTACTGCTCCATTATGAAGAGCCTTTGGTGCGTAAGGATAGTTTGACTAACCAGTTTTATGATTGCTCTGCACACATGCTGTGGATTGGCGAAAGGACAAGAGATCCTAAGGGCGCACATGTGGAGTTTTTAAGGGGGGTTTGTAACCCTATTGGCGTGAAAATCGGGCCTAATGCGAGCGTGAGCGAAGTGTTAGAATTGTGCGATGTTTTAAACCCGCACAACATTAAGGGGCGTTTGAATTTGATCGTGCGCATGGGTTCTAAGATGATTAAAGAGCGTTTGCCTAAGCTTTTACAAGGGGTATTGAAAGAAAAACGCCATATTTTATGGAGCATTGATCCCATGCATGGCAACACGGTCAAAACCAGCTTGGGGGTTAAAACAAGGGCTTTTGATAGCGTGTTAGATGAAGTGAAAAGCTTTTTTGAAATCCATAGGGCTGAAGGGAGTTTGGCTTCAGGGGTTCATTTGGAAATGACAGGTGAAAATGTTACAGAATGTATCGGTGGCTCGCAAGCGATCACCGAAGAGGGTTTGAGCTGCCATTACTATACGCAATGCGATCCAAGACTAAACGCCACCCAAGCCCTAGAACTCGCTTTCTTAATCGCTGACATGCTCAAAAAACAGCGTGCTTGA
- a CDS encoding peroxiredoxin, whose protein sequence is MEKLEVGQLAPDFRLKNSDGVEISLKDLLHKKVVLYFYPKDNTPGCTLEAKDFSALFSEFEKKNAVVVGVSPDNAQSHQKFISQCSLNVILLCDEDKKAANLYKAYGKRMLYGKEHLGIIRSTFIINTQGVLEKCFYNVKAKGHAQKVLESL, encoded by the coding sequence ATGGAAAAATTAGAAGTAGGGCAATTAGCCCCTGATTTCAGGTTAAAAAACAGCGATGGCGTAGAGATTTCTTTAAAAGATTTGCTCCATAAAAAAGTGGTTCTGTATTTCTACCCTAAAGACAACACCCCCGGATGCACTCTAGAAGCCAAAGACTTTAGCGCTCTGTTTAGTGAATTTGAAAAGAAAAACGCTGTTGTCGTAGGCGTAAGCCCTGATAACGCTCAATCGCATCAAAAATTTATCAGCCAATGCTCTTTGAATGTGATTTTGCTCTGCGATGAAGATAAAAAAGCCGCCAATCTTTACAAAGCTTATGGCAAACGCATGCTCTATGGGAAGGAGCATTTGGGGATTATCCGCTCCACTTTCATTATCAACACGCAGGGCGTTTTAGAAAAATGCTTCTACAATGTCAAAGCGAAAGGCCATGCTCAAAAGGTTTTAGAGAGTTTGTAG
- a CDS encoding LutC/YkgG family protein, translating to MSKELILNRIKEARAKHAIQGANPAYRNIIKVEFEDLVEEYKHFQVLNKAEVIESAKENLEQTILKALENFKSKKVLHSTDLNLNFEAFKDFTLQPYDKEIEAMREELFEIDTALLHGICGISSLGMIGAVSSHASPRLLSLITLNCIILLKKESIVRNLSEGMQALKNQSKNGVLPTNMLLIGGPSRTADIELKTVFGVHGPQKVAIILY from the coding sequence ATGAGTAAAGAGCTTATTTTGAACCGCATTAAAGAAGCCAGAGCCAAGCATGCCATTCAGGGAGCAAACCCTGCTTACAGGAATATCATTAAAGTGGAGTTTGAAGACTTGGTGGAAGAATACAAACATTTCCAAGTGTTGAATAAAGCTGAAGTCATTGAAAGCGCTAAAGAAAATTTAGAGCAAACAATTTTAAAGGCTTTAGAAAATTTTAAAAGCAAAAAAGTCTTACACTCTACAGATTTGAATTTGAATTTTGAAGCGTTCAAGGATTTTACTTTACAGCCTTATGATAAAGAAATTGAAGCGATGCGTGAAGAGTTGTTTGAGATTGATACGGCTTTATTGCATGGGATTTGTGGGATTTCAAGCTTGGGCATGATTGGGGCGGTTTCTTCGCATGCAAGCCCAAGATTGCTTTCGCTCATCACCCTTAATTGCATCATCTTATTGAAAAAAGAATCCATTGTGCGCAATTTGAGTGAAGGCATGCAAGCTTTAAAAAACCAAAGTAAAAACGGCGTATTACCCACAAACATGCTCCTTATTGGCGGGCCTAGCCGGACAGCCGATATTGAATTAAAAACCGTTTTTGGGGTGCATGGGCCTCAAAAAGTCGCTATCATTCTCTACTAA
- a CDS encoding LutB/LldF family L-lactate oxidation iron-sulfur protein — MEKYHSDQEYEEIITDQLGDMQLRENLRSAMDTLRANRKNLLKNRYSEWENLRELGKEVKLKILSRLDEYLELFEKNATQNGFKIHYAKDGDEANEIIYNLAKEKNINRILKQKSMASEEIGLNHYLKEKGIQAQETDLGELIIQLINEHPVHIVVPAIHKNRKQIGKIFEEKLNAAYEEEPEKLNAIARKHMRKEFESFKMGISGVNFAIANEGAIWLVENEGNGRMSTTACDVHVAICGIEKLVESFDDAAILNNLLAPSAVGVPITCYQNIITGPRKEGDLDGPKEAHIILLDNNRSNILADEKYYRALSCIRCGTCLNHCPVYDKIGGHAYLSTYPGPIGVVVSPQLFGLNNYGHIPNLCSLCGRCTEVCPVEIPLAELIRDLRSDKVGEGRGVVKGAKSTQHSGMEKFSMKMFAKMASDGAKWRFQLKMAQFFSPLGKLLAPILPLVKEWASVRTLPNMDTSLHAKVQHLEGVIYE; from the coding sequence ATGGAAAAATATCACAGCGACCAAGAATACGAAGAAATCATCACCGACCAATTAGGCGATATGCAATTAAGGGAAAATTTGCGTTCTGCAATGGACACCTTAAGGGCTAATCGTAAGAATCTCCTTAAAAATCGTTACAGCGAATGGGAAAATTTAAGGGAATTAGGCAAAGAAGTCAAGCTTAAAATTTTATCCAGGCTTGATGAGTATTTGGAATTGTTTGAAAAAAACGCCACTCAAAACGGCTTTAAAATCCATTACGCTAAAGACGGCGATGAAGCTAATGAAATCATTTACAACCTCGCTAAAGAAAAGAATATCAATCGCATTTTAAAACAAAAATCCATGGCGAGCGAAGAAATTGGCTTGAACCATTACTTGAAAGAAAAGGGCATTCAAGCGCAAGAAACGGATTTGGGCGAATTGATTATCCAACTCATTAATGAACACCCTGTGCATATTGTCGTGCCAGCTATCCATAAAAACCGCAAGCAAATCGGTAAGATTTTTGAAGAAAAACTCAACGCCGCTTATGAAGAAGAGCCTGAGAAGCTCAATGCGATCGCCAGGAAGCACATGCGCAAAGAATTTGAAAGCTTTAAAATGGGGATTAGTGGGGTTAATTTCGCTATCGCTAATGAGGGGGCGATCTGGTTAGTGGAAAATGAAGGCAATGGTCGCATGAGCACCACCGCATGCGATGTGCATGTCGCTATTTGCGGGATTGAAAAATTAGTAGAAAGCTTTGATGATGCGGCGATTTTAAACAATCTGCTCGCTCCAAGCGCTGTGGGTGTGCCTATCACATGCTATCAAAACATTATCACAGGCCCCAGAAAAGAGGGCGATTTAGACGGCCCTAAAGAAGCCCACATCATTTTATTAGACAACAACCGCTCTAATATTTTGGCTGATGAAAAGTATTATCGCGCTCTTTCATGCATCCGTTGCGGGACTTGTTTGAACCACTGTCCCGTGTATGACAAAATCGGTGGGCATGCCTATCTTTCTACTTATCCTGGCCCTATAGGCGTGGTGGTATCCCCCCAACTCTTTGGCCTGAATAATTACGGGCATATCCCTAATTTGTGCAGTCTTTGCGGGCGTTGCACTGAAGTTTGCCCTGTAGAAATCCCTTTAGCCGAGCTCATTAGAGATTTACGATCGGATAAAGTGGGCGAGGGTAGGGGCGTAGTTAAGGGGGCTAAAAGCACCCAACACAGCGGGATGGAAAAATTCTCTATGAAGATGTTTGCCAAAATGGCAAGCGATGGGGCTAAGTGGCGTTTCCAATTGAAAATGGCTCAATTTTTCTCGCCTTTAGGCAAGCTTTTAGCTCCCATACTGCCTTTAGTCAAAGAGTGGGCGAGCGTGAGAACCTTACCCAATATGGACACAAGCTTGCATGCAAAAGTCCAGCACTTAGAAGGGGTGATTTATGAGTAA
- a CDS encoding (Fe-S)-binding protein, with protein sequence MKVNFFATCLGAAIYSNASLNAIKLLRKENLEVVFKKDQTCCGQPSYNSGYYEETKKVVLYNIKLYSNNDYPIILPSGSCTGMMRHDYLELFEGHAEFNMVKDFCSRVYELSEFLDKKLQVKYEDKGEPLKITWHSNCHALRVAKVIDSAKNLIRQLKNVELIELEKEEECCGFGGTFSVKEPEISAVMVKEKIKDIESRQVDVIVSADAGCLMNISTAMQKMGSPTKPMHFYDFLASRLGL encoded by the coding sequence TTGAAAGTCAATTTCTTTGCTACTTGTCTAGGAGCAGCCATATACAGCAACGCATCGCTTAACGCTATCAAATTACTCCGTAAGGAAAATTTGGAAGTGGTTTTTAAAAAAGACCAAACATGTTGTGGCCAGCCAAGCTACAACTCAGGGTATTATGAAGAAACAAAAAAAGTCGTTTTATACAATATCAAACTTTATTCCAATAATGACTACCCTATTATCTTGCCTAGCGGTTCATGCACAGGGATGATGCGGCATGATTATTTGGAATTGTTTGAAGGGCATGCGGAATTTAACATGGTTAAAGATTTTTGCTCTAGGGTGTATGAATTGAGCGAGTTTTTGGATAAAAAATTGCAAGTCAAGTATGAAGATAAGGGCGAACCCCTTAAAATCACATGGCATTCTAATTGCCATGCTTTAAGGGTGGCTAAAGTGATTGACTCGGCGAAAAATCTCATCAGACAGCTTAAAAATGTGGAACTCATTGAATTGGAAAAAGAAGAAGAATGCTGCGGGTTTGGGGGGACTTTTTCAGTCAAAGAGCCTGAAATTTCAGCGGTTATGGTCAAAGAAAAGATTAAAGACATAGAAAGCCGTCAGGTGGATGTGATTGTTTCAGCGGACGCTGGGTGTTTGATGAATATCAGCACCGCTATGCAAAAAATGGGCTCTCCCACAAAACCCATGCATTTTTACGACTTTTTAGCCTCAAGACTTGGGCTTTAA
- a CDS encoding L-lactate permease: protein MEFYQVYDPLGNIWLSALVALSPIALFFVSLIVFKLKGYSAGFLSLVLSIIIALFVYKMPAQMVSASFFYGFLYGLWPIAWIVIAAIFLYNLSVKSGYFEILKESILSLTPDHRILVILIGFCFGSFLEGAIGFGGPVAITAAILVGLGLNPLYAAGLCLIANTAPVAFGAVGIPITAMASVVGIPELEISQMVGRVLPIFSIGIPFFIVFLMDGFRGIRETFPAVAVTGFSFAIAQFLSSNYLGPQLPDIISALVSLIATTLFLKFWQPKRIFTSNGKEPAISTKKHHICKVVVAWMPFVLLTITIIIWTQPWFKALFKEGGALAFSSFAFEFDSISQKIFKTVPIVTEATNFPVVFKLPLILTTGTSIFLAALLSVFLLRVKISDAIGVFGATLKEMRLPILTIGVVLAFAYVANYSGMSATLALALADTGHVFTFFSPVVGWLGVFLTGSDTSSNLLFGSLQMLIATQLGLPEVLFLAANTSGGVVGKMISPQSIAIACAAVGLVGKESELFRFTVKYSIVLAIIMGIVFTLIAYVFPFIIPVTPT, encoded by the coding sequence ATGGAATTTTATCAAGTCTATGACCCATTAGGCAATATTTGGCTGAGCGCTTTAGTGGCGCTATCGCCTATTGCGCTCTTTTTTGTTTCTCTTATTGTCTTTAAACTTAAAGGGTATAGCGCTGGGTTTTTAAGCTTAGTGCTTTCAATCATTATTGCGTTATTTGTGTATAAAATGCCTGCTCAAATGGTGAGCGCGAGTTTTTTCTATGGCTTTCTTTATGGCTTGTGGCCGATCGCTTGGATTGTGATCGCTGCGATTTTTCTTTACAACCTTTCAGTGAAATCCGGGTATTTTGAGATTTTAAAAGAAAGCATTTTAAGCTTGACGCCGGATCACCGCATTTTAGTGATTTTGATCGGCTTTTGTTTTGGCTCGTTCTTAGAAGGCGCGATTGGTTTTGGAGGCCCGGTAGCGATCACAGCGGCGATTTTAGTCGGCCTTGGGCTAAACCCCTTATACGCTGCCGGATTATGCCTAATCGCTAACACCGCTCCTGTAGCTTTTGGCGCGGTGGGTATTCCTATTACGGCGATGGCTAGCGTGGTGGGTATCCCTGAATTAGAGATTTCTCAAATGGTGGGCAGGGTGTTACCCATTTTTTCCATTGGTATTCCTTTTTTCATCGTGTTTTTAATGGATGGTTTTAGAGGGATTAGAGAAACTTTTCCTGCAGTGGCCGTTACCGGGTTTAGTTTCGCTATCGCACAATTTTTAAGCTCTAATTATCTAGGGCCGCAGCTTCCGGATATTATTTCAGCTTTAGTGTCATTGATCGCTACCACTTTGTTTTTAAAATTCTGGCAGCCCAAACGCATTTTCACCAGCAATGGCAAAGAGCCCGCAATCAGCACAAAAAAACACCATATTTGTAAGGTGGTTGTGGCGTGGATGCCTTTTGTGTTGCTCACGATTACGATTATCATATGGACGCAACCCTGGTTTAAAGCGCTCTTTAAAGAAGGCGGGGCTTTGGCGTTTTCTAGCTTTGCTTTTGAATTTGATTCTATCAGTCAAAAGATTTTTAAAACCGTTCCCATTGTTACTGAAGCGACCAATTTTCCCGTCGTGTTCAAACTCCCTTTGATTTTAACGACAGGCACTTCCATTTTTTTAGCCGCTCTTTTAAGCGTGTTTTTGTTGCGCGTGAAAATCAGCGATGCGATAGGGGTGTTTGGGGCCACTTTAAAAGAAATGCGTTTGCCAATTTTAACCATTGGCGTGGTTTTAGCGTTTGCGTATGTGGCTAATTATAGTGGTATGAGCGCCACGCTCGCTTTAGCGTTAGCAGATACCGGGCATGTTTTCACTTTCTTTTCGCCTGTGGTAGGCTGGCTTGGGGTGTTTTTAACCGGAAGCGATACAAGTTCTAACCTTTTATTTGGCTCTTTGCAAATGCTCATCGCTACACAGCTTGGCTTACCTGAAGTGCTTTTCTTAGCAGCCAACACTTCAGGGGGTGTTGTGGGTAAAATGATAAGCCCTCAAAGTATCGCTATCGCTTGCGCAGCGGTGGGGTTAGTGGGGAAAGAGAGCGAATTGTTCAGATTTACAGTAAAATACTCTATCGTTTTGGCAATCATCATGGGGATTGTCTTCACTCTTATCGCTTATGTCTTCCCCTTTATTATTCCAGTTACTCCTACTTAA
- a CDS encoding L-lactate permease, with the protein MLEFHQVYDPLGNIWLSALVALLPILLFFLSLMVFKLKGYTAAFLSVALSAIIAVLVYKMPVSMVGSSFLYGFLYGLWPIAWIIIAAIFLYKLSVKSGYFEILKESVQSITLDHRILVILIGFCFGSFLEGAIGFGGPIAITAAILVGLGLSPLYAAGLCLIANTAPVAFGAVGIPISAMASAVGVPAILISAMTGKILFFVSLLVPFFIVFLMDGFKGIKETFPAVFIAAFSFAGAQFLSSNYLGPELPGIISALVSLVATALFLKFWQPKVIFRSDNKAASFTKSNHHICKIYVAWSPFVILVLVIVLWIQPFFKALFEKDGLLAFSNFYFEFNNISNHIFKSPPFVESDQSASFPVVFKFLLINTVGTSIFLAALISMLVLRVRVSDALSVFGETLKEMRYPILTIGLVLSFAYVSNYSGISSTLALALTHTGLAFTFFSPLIGWVGVFLTGSDTSSNLLFGSLQQLTAQRLHLPEVLTLTANTVGGTLGKMISPQSIAIACAAVGLAGKESDLFKFTVKYSLIFVAIMGVVISAIAYLIPEVVPTIK; encoded by the coding sequence GTGCTAGAATTTCATCAAGTTTATGACCCTTTGGGTAATATTTGGCTGAGCGCTCTTGTAGCTTTATTGCCGATTTTATTGTTTTTCTTATCTTTAATGGTTTTTAAACTCAAAGGTTATACAGCGGCCTTTTTGAGCGTAGCTTTATCAGCTATTATTGCGGTTTTAGTGTATAAAATGCCTGTTAGCATGGTGGGTTCAAGCTTTCTTTATGGCTTTCTTTATGGCTTATGGCCGATCGCTTGGATTATTATTGCGGCGATTTTTTTATACAAACTCAGCGTTAAATCCGGCTATTTTGAAATTTTAAAAGAAAGTGTTCAGTCCATCACTTTAGATCACCGGATTTTAGTGATTTTGATTGGCTTTTGTTTTGGCTCGTTTTTAGAAGGAGCGATCGGTTTTGGAGGGCCTATTGCCATCACAGCGGCGATTTTAGTGGGGTTGGGGTTAAGCCCTTTATACGCTGCTGGGTTATGTTTGATCGCTAACACCGCTCCTGTAGCCTTTGGTGCGGTGGGTATCCCTATAAGCGCGATGGCGAGTGCGGTAGGGGTGCCAGCGATTTTAATTTCAGCCATGACGGGTAAAATCCTCTTTTTTGTGAGCTTGTTAGTGCCGTTTTTCATTGTGTTTTTAATGGATGGCTTTAAAGGGATTAAAGAGACTTTTCCGGCCGTTTTTATCGCGGCTTTTTCTTTCGCTGGCGCGCAATTTTTAAGCTCTAATTATTTAGGGCCAGAATTGCCCGGCATTATTTCAGCCCTTGTTTCACTCGTTGCAACGGCGCTCTTTTTGAAATTTTGGCAACCTAAAGTGATTTTTAGAAGCGACAACAAAGCGGCTTCATTCACTAAGAGTAACCATCATATCTGTAAGATCTATGTCGCTTGGTCTCCTTTTGTGATCTTGGTTTTAGTGATTGTGTTATGGATACAGCCTTTTTTTAAGGCTTTATTTGAAAAAGACGGCTTGTTAGCTTTTTCTAATTTTTATTTTGAATTCAATAACATCAGTAACCACATCTTTAAAAGCCCGCCTTTTGTAGAATCCGATCAAAGCGCGAGTTTTCCGGTGGTGTTTAAATTTCTCTTAATCAACACGGTTGGCACTTCCATTTTTTTAGCCGCTCTTATTAGCATGCTTGTTTTAAGGGTGCGAGTGAGCGATGCGCTGAGCGTTTTTGGCGAAACTTTAAAAGAAATGCGTTACCCCATTCTCACCATTGGTTTAGTCTTAAGCTTTGCCTATGTGTCTAATTACAGCGGGATTTCTTCCACTCTAGCCTTAGCGCTCACGCATACGGGTTTGGCTTTTACTTTTTTCTCGCCCTTGATCGGGTGGGTAGGCGTGTTTTTAACCGGGAGCGATACGAGTTCCAATCTTTTGTTTGGCTCTTTACAGCAACTCACCGCCCAACGATTGCATCTCCCTGAGGTTTTAACCCTAACGGCTAATACCGTGGGAGGCACTTTGGGCAAGATGATAAGCCCTCAAAGTATCGCTATCGCTTGCGCAGCGGTAGGGTTAGCCGGAAAAGAGAGCGATTTGTTCAAATTCACGGTCAAATACTCCCTTATTTTTGTAGCGATCATGGGAGTCGTGATTAGCGCGATTGCGTATTTGATCCCTGAAGTGGTGCCTACGATAAAGTAG